A genome region from Triticum aestivum cultivar Chinese Spring chromosome 2B, IWGSC CS RefSeq v2.1, whole genome shotgun sequence includes the following:
- the LOC123038719 gene encoding uncharacterized protein: protein MVLLNQNFPKLCLIKSQFSFLPYHLNRIISTPNVSVHAPSRIRLFPSNYTRIFFQLLFLRKFLTIKAPALPYLPTNLVPLSQVRFRSRVVAAEYVDAEPEGAADRWERWNGNGEAFGDGSGVWRLTVGDRGTGEEEPETEEVHESDFLILCIGSFSGVPNIPAVSPGPEAFRGRVLHCMQLSHMADEDAAALVKGKRITVVGSGKSAFEIAAECADANGAGTPCTMLCQNPHWLLLSGQVTCLSFSISLIAGLIGWNSHTWIEGFVIYLLMVFLYARKKVDGALRNMIRKGSDERGEKSRVKDEMEGKRDKDMVNGVS from the exons ATGGTGTTG CTGAATCAGAACTTTCCAAAACTTTGTCTGATTAAATCACAATTTTCCTTCCTTCCCTATCATCTCAATCgaatcatctctactcctaatgtctcagtac ATGCTCCCTCCCGCATTCGTTTATTTCCTTCCAATTATACCAGGATTTTTTTCCAGCTTCTGTTCCTCAGAAAATTTCTCACGATCAAGGCCCCTGCCCTTCCTTATCTACCCACAAATCTCGTGCCCCTCTCCCAGGTCAGGTTCCGGAGCCGGGTCGTCGCCGCGGAGTACGTCGATGCGGAGCCGGAGGGCGCGGCGGACCGGTGGGAGAGGTGGAACGGCAACGGCGAGGCCTTCGGCGACGGCTCGGGCGTGTGGCGCCTCACTGTGGGCGACCGCGGCACCGGCGAGGAGGAGCCGGAGACGGAGGAGGTGCATGAGTCCGACTTCCTGATCCTCTGCATCGGCAGTTTCAGCGGCGTGCCCAACATCCCAGCGGTGTCCCCAGGCCCGGAGGCGTTCCGCGGGCGGGTGCTCCACTGCATGCAGCTCTCCCACATGGCCGACGAGGACGCCGCCGCGCTGGTTAAGGGGAAGCGCATCACCGTCGTGGGGTCCGGCAAGTCAGCCTTCGAGATCGCCGCCGAGTGCGCCGACGCCAATGGCGCGGGGACGCCGTGCACGATGCTGTGCCAGAACCCTCATTGGCTGCTACTATCGG GTCAG GTGACATGTCTCTCCTTTTCAATTTCTCTTATCGCAGGTTTGATCGGATGGAATTCACACACTTGGATCGAAGGATTTGTGAT ATATCTATTGATGGTATTCCTATAT GCAAGGAAGAAGGTGGATGGAGCGCTGAGGAATATGATAAGGAAGGGGTCGGATGAGAGAGGAGAGAAGAGTAGGGTGAAGGACGAGATGGAGGGAAAGAGGGACAAGGACATGGTGAATGGAGTTTCTTGA
- the LOC123039904 gene encoding LRR receptor-like serine/threonine-protein kinase EFR, with the protein MVWASVHTPTPSPLFLLLAILLLSRAALNPMSSATATLADYSTNTTRDALLCLKSRLHSPTRAFATWNDDTSPDFCNWHGVTCTTKTGQQPLLVALDIEEEGLAGEIPPCISNLTSLVRIHLPNNQISGHIPPELGRLSGLRYLNLSFNILGGTIPFSLGNLRNLSSLDLGNNRFSGKIPPLLGSSPATEFVNLPNNLLYGEIPQSLANSSSLRYISLDNNSIQGAIPSSLFNNSIIMEIHLSHNNLSGAIPPFIMFPSKLTYLDLSQNSLSGPVPSSVANLSSLTSLDLSHNQLQGSIPDLGRLAGLQRLGLSYNSLSGIVPPSIYNLSSLNVLRLTSNNLGGTLPFDMGNTLPNLQTLSMADNHFEGDIPASLQNASGMVYIHLANNSLTGVVPSFSSMPSLKYVMLYANHLEAGDWTFFSSLANCTQLLKLNVGDNNLRGDLPANSIANLPKSLTALTLRSNDISGTIPLEIGNLSSLSMLYLNTNLLMGSIPSTIGQLRNLVELSLSQNKFSGDIPPSIGNLNKLEQLYLQENQLSGSIPESLGSCQKLLALNLSCNALGGSMSGHMLSRLSQLSLLLDLSHNQLTMFIPLDMGSLVNLGSLNISHNNLMGRIPSTLGACVRLEALRVEGNLLQGSIPQSLASLKGMQVLDFSHNNLSGTIPEFLETFTSLQYLNMSFNNLEGPVPTSGVFANTGGIFVQGNPHLCANVAIQELPSCFSSASTKNHKFVLPMSIALSTLVALALMLGVFNFLLRRRYKPSEKIGHSYMELKRITYGDINKATDSFSLANVVGSGQFGTVYKGCFNAKDGTVAVKVFKLNQDGALHSFIAECKALQHIRHRNLVKVITACSTYDSVGNEFRALVFEYMANGSLEDRLHNHQCGGLSLGAMICISVDIACALEYLHNQCIPPVVHCDLKPSNILFDNDHTAHVCDFGLGKLIHGCSFGGQSGTTSIIGPRGSIGYIPPEYGMGSEISTEGDVYSYGILLLEMLTRKRPTNEEFSDGLTLRKYVEASLSRTEDILQPSLTWETGDQRVDDIPKMKEYKTLALSYALRLLKLGLLCSTESPKDRPAMHDVYSEVIEVKEAFFSMDNKSKDPK; encoded by the exons ATGGTCTGGGCATCTGTGCATACTCCTACTCCTAGTCCTCTGTTTTTACTGTTAGCCATCCTCCTCTTGTCACGAGCAGCTTTGAACCCCATGTCATCTGCAACTGCAACACTAGCTGATTACAGCACCAATACAACCAGAGATGCTCTGCTCTGCCTCAAGTCCCGCCTCCACAGCCCCACCCGAGCTTTCGCCACTTGGAACGACGACACCTCACCAGATTTCTGCAATTGGCACGGCGTCACATGCACAACAAAGACAGGGCAACAACCCCTGCTGGTGGCCTTGGATATTGAGGAGGAAGGCCTCGCCGGTGAGATCCCGCCCTGCATCTCCAACCTCACTTCCCTGGTAAGGATCCACTTGCCCAACAACCAGATCTCCGGCCATATCCCGCCGGAACTTGGCCGTCTCTCCGGGCTCCGGTATCTCAACCTCAGCTTCAacatcctcggtggcaccatcccTTTCAGCCTTGGTAACCTTCGCAACCTTTCGTCTCTAGACTTAGGCAACAATCGGTTTTCCGGCAAGATTCCGCCGCTGCTCGGGAGCTCCCCGGCGACAGAGTTTGTCAACCTCCCCAACAATCTTCTATACGGAGAAATCCCACAATCACTAGCAAATAGTTCCTCCCTCCGTTACATTTCTCTTGACAACAACAGCATTCAAGGGGCTATCCCTTCGTCCCTGTTCAACAACTCAATCATCATGGAGATACACCTTTCGCACAACAATCTTTCTGGTGCAATTCCACCTTTCATCATGTTCCCTTCAAAACTCACCTACCTAGATCTCTCCCAAAACAGTCTTTCCGGACCCGTGCCATCGTCGGTGGCAAACCTCTCGTCCCTTACCTCACTCGACCTCTCGCACAACCAGTTGCAAGGATCCATTCCAGATTTGGGTAGACTTGCAGGGCTACAAAGACTCGGTCTCTCCTATAATAGTCTGTCAGGCATAGTGCCACCCTCCATTTACAATCTGTCTTCATTGAACGTTCTTAGACTGACAAGCAATAACCTTGGAGGAACACTGCCTTTTGATATGGGTAACACGCTTCCTAACCTCCAAACACTGAGCATGGCTGATAATCATTTTGAGGGAGACATCCCTGCCTCACTACAAAATGCCTCTGGCATGGTGTATATCCATCTAGCCAACAATTCTCTAACTGGGGTGGTTCCTTCTTTCAGCTCCATGCCAAGTTTGAAGTATGTAATGTTGTACGCAAATCACCTAGAGGCTGGAGACTGGACATTCTTCTCCTCTTTGGCGAATTGTACACAGCTGCTGAAACTTAATGTAGGTGACAACAACTTGCGCGGGGATTTACCAGCAAATTCCATAGCAAATCTTCCCAAGAGCTTGACTGCTCTGACTCTCCGGTCAAACGACATCTCTGGCACCATCCCCTTGGAGATTGGAAACCTCTCAAGCCTTTCCATGCTCTATCTTAATACTAATCTTTTGATGGGGTCTATACCTTCTACCATTGGTCAGCTACGCAACTTGGTTGAGCTTAGCCTGTCACAGAACAAATTTTCTGGAGATATTCCACCTTCCATTGGCAACTTAAATAAACTAGAACAACTTTATTTGCAAGAAAATCAATTGAGTGGAAGCATCCCTGAAAGTTTAGGAAGCTGCCAGAAGTTGTTGGCACTAAACCTTTCCTGTAATGCCCTTGGTGGAAGCATGAGCGGGCATATGTTGAGCAGGTTGAGTCAACTGAGTTTGTTACTAGATTTATCCCACAACCAACTCACAATGTTCATACCACTAGATATGGGTAGCTTGGTAAACCTTGGTTCCTTGAACATCTCTCACAACAATCTCATGGGCAGAATCCCATCCACACTCGGTGCATGTGTCCGGTTGGAAGCGCTTCGTGTAGAAGGGAACCTCCTGCAAGGAAGCATTCCGCAATCACTAGCAAGCCTCAAAGGCATGCAAGTGTTAGATTTCTCCCACAACAACCTATCTGGTACAATTCCGGAGTTCCTCGAGACCTTCACCTCGTTGCAGTATTTGAATATGTCCTTCAACAACTTGGAAGGACCAGTTCCCACCAGTGGAGTGTTTGCTAACACAGGTGGTATTTTTGTCCAAGGAAATCCACACCTTTGTGCCAATGTTGCAATACAAGAGCTGCCAAGTTGCTTTTCTTCAGCATCCACAAAAAATCACAAGTTCGTTCTTCCTATGTCGATAGCTCTGTCAACTCTCGTTGCACTTGCTTTGATGTTGGGGGTGTTCAATTTTCTGTTGAGGAGGAGATACAAACCCAGTGAGAAAATTGGACATTCATACATGGAATTGAAAAGGATAACATATGGCGACATAAACAAAGCAACAGACAGTTTTTCTCTAGCCAACGTAGTCGGCTCCGGGCAATTTGGGACTGTCTACAAAGGTTGCTTCAACGCGAAAGATGGTACGGTTGCGGTTAAAGTCTTCAAGCTCAATCAGGATGGCGCATTGCATAGCTTCATTGCTGAGTGCAAAGCACTGCAACACATCCGCCACCGGAATCTCGTGAAGGTTATAACCGCATGCTCAACTTATGACTCAGTGGGAAATGAGTTCAGGGCTCTAGTCTTTGAGTATATGGCCAATGGAAGCCTTGAAGACCGACTTCATAACCACCAGTGTGGTGGTTTGAGTTTGGGCGCAATGATATGCATATCAGTTGACATTGCTTGTGCTCTTGAATACCTACATAACCAGTGCATCCCACCGGTTGTTCACTGCGATCTGAAACCAAGCAACATACTTTTTGACAATGACCATACTGCACATGTCTGCGACTTTGGTCTAGGAAAGCTAATTCATGGATGTTCATTTGGAGGGCAGAGCGGCACAACAAGCATAATTGGGCCAAGGGGATCTATTGGGTACATACCTCCTG AGTATGGAATGGGCAGTGAAATCTCAACCGAGGGCGACGTCTACAGCTATGGCATTCTTCTTTTAGAAATGCTAACACGGAAACGACCTACTAATGAAGAGTTCAGTGATGGCTTGACGCTCCGCAAGTATGTAGAAGCATCACTTTCACGAACCGAAGACATTCTTCAACCCAGCCTTACTTGGGAGACGGGAGATCAGCGTGTTGATGATATCCCAAAGATGAAAGAATACAAGACACTTGCACTTAGTTATGCTCTCCGGCTCCTGAAGCTTGGTTTGTTATGCTCCACAGAATCACCAAAAGATCGTCCAGCGATGCATGATGTCTACAGTGAAGTCATAGAAGTAAAAGAGGCATTCTTCTCTATGGACAACAAAAGCAAAGACCCTAAATAA